In Pseudomonas putida, a genomic segment contains:
- a CDS encoding PsiF family protein, giving the protein MKMLHAPLLVLAVLFSAQGFAATAQQEKMKTCNADATAKALKGDERKAFMSTCLKKDVPQTQQEKMKTCNADANTKALKGDERKAFMSDCLKKK; this is encoded by the coding sequence ATGAAGATGTTGCACGCTCCATTGCTGGTCCTGGCCGTGCTGTTCAGTGCACAAGGATTCGCAGCGACTGCCCAGCAAGAGAAGATGAAAACCTGCAACGCCGATGCCACCGCCAAGGCGCTCAAGGGCGATGAGCGCAAGGCGTTCATGAGCACCTGCCTGAAAAAGGACGTCCCACAGACCCAGCAGGAGAAGATGAAAACCTGCAACGCCGATGCCAACACCAAGGCGCTCAAGGGTGACGAGCGCAAGGCCTTCATGAGTGACTGCCTGAAGAAGAAGTGA
- a CDS encoding DMT family transporter, whose protein sequence is MNYAFPLIAILIWAGNTVVTKMSAGAIFPAEIGFYRWLLAGLLFTPFLLPATWRNRAAIRPHLGKIAILSVLGMAMYQSLAYFAAGITSATNMGIILSLMPLMSLALSIAWLGQRLSYGALVGALVSLIGVVTVVSAGHPSNLLAQGLNGGDLLMLLATVAYALYSFLLKKWQLRLPPMQVLYLQVLVAIVVLLPLFLLSDKTGLNSRNIGLVLYACMLASMIAPLVWMQAVHRLGPSRTTLFFNLLPVVTAVIAAGVLDERLASYHLTGGLLTLAGVVLAERWTTPVRR, encoded by the coding sequence ATGAACTACGCGTTTCCCCTGATCGCCATCCTCATCTGGGCCGGCAATACCGTGGTCACCAAGATGTCCGCCGGCGCCATCTTTCCCGCCGAGATCGGCTTCTATCGCTGGCTGCTGGCGGGCCTGCTGTTCACCCCGTTCCTGCTGCCCGCCACCTGGCGCAACCGCGCGGCGATCCGCCCGCACCTGGGCAAGATCGCCATCCTCAGCGTGCTGGGGATGGCCATGTACCAGAGCCTGGCCTACTTCGCCGCCGGCATCACCAGCGCCACCAACATGGGCATCATCCTGTCGCTGATGCCGCTGATGTCGCTGGCCCTCTCCATTGCCTGGCTGGGCCAGCGTCTGAGCTATGGCGCCCTGGTCGGCGCCTTGGTATCGCTGATCGGGGTGGTCACCGTGGTGTCCGCCGGCCACCCCAGCAACCTGCTGGCCCAGGGGCTCAACGGCGGCGACCTGCTGATGCTGCTTGCCACCGTGGCCTACGCCTTGTACAGCTTCCTGCTGAAAAAATGGCAGCTGCGCCTGCCGCCGATGCAGGTGCTGTACCTGCAGGTGCTGGTGGCTATCGTGGTATTGCTGCCGCTGTTCTTGCTCTCGGACAAGACCGGCCTGAACAGCCGCAACATCGGCCTGGTGCTGTATGCCTGCATGCTCGCCTCGATGATCGCCCCACTGGTCTGGATGCAGGCCGTGCATCGCCTGGGGCCAAGCCGCACGACCCTGTTCTTCAACCTGCTGCCGGTAGTGACGGCGGTGATCGCCGCAGGGGTGCTGGACGAACGCCTGGCCAGTTACCACCTCACCGGCGGCCTGCTGACCCTGGCCGGTGTGGTGCTGGCCGAGCGCTGGACCACACCCGTGCGCCGCTAG
- the cbpA gene encoding curved DNA-binding protein: MDFKDYYKILGVEPTADEKAIKTAYRKLARKYHPDVSKERDAEEKFKEANEAYEVLSDAEKRAEFDEIRKYGGQHGRPFQAPPGWESRGGAGGGFEGGDFSDFFSSIFGARGGNPFGGGRGQQRSAGRRGQDVELELAIFLEETLNKESKQISFQVPQTNAAGQRTGFTTKTLNVKIPAGVTDGERIRLKGQGAPGVGGGANGDLFLTIRMAPHPLFDVEGHDLIITVPLAPWEAALGTKVAVPTLTGKINLTIRPDSQSGQRLRVPGMGLANKKGERGNLYAQLKVVMPPTSDESARELWTKLSEKAAFDPRTQWSK, from the coding sequence ATGGACTTCAAAGACTATTACAAGATACTTGGCGTAGAGCCCACGGCGGACGAGAAGGCGATCAAGACCGCCTACCGCAAGCTTGCGCGCAAGTATCACCCCGACGTCAGCAAAGAGCGTGACGCCGAGGAGAAATTCAAGGAGGCCAACGAGGCCTACGAAGTGCTGAGCGATGCCGAAAAGCGCGCTGAGTTCGACGAGATCCGCAAGTACGGCGGCCAGCACGGTCGGCCCTTCCAGGCCCCGCCGGGCTGGGAGAGCCGAGGCGGCGCGGGCGGCGGCTTCGAAGGCGGCGACTTTTCGGATTTCTTCAGCTCGATCTTCGGCGCACGTGGCGGCAATCCGTTCGGCGGTGGGCGTGGTCAACAACGCAGTGCCGGCAGGCGGGGGCAGGACGTGGAACTGGAACTGGCGATTTTCCTCGAGGAAACCCTCAACAAGGAATCCAAGCAGATTAGCTTCCAGGTGCCGCAGACCAACGCCGCTGGCCAGCGTACCGGTTTCACCACCAAGACCCTGAACGTGAAGATCCCCGCCGGGGTTACCGATGGCGAGCGTATTCGCCTCAAGGGCCAGGGCGCTCCGGGCGTTGGCGGCGGGGCCAATGGCGACCTGTTCCTGACCATCCGCATGGCACCGCATCCGCTGTTCGATGTCGAAGGTCATGACCTGATCATCACGGTACCGCTGGCACCGTGGGAGGCCGCGTTGGGCACCAAGGTGGCCGTGCCGACCCTGACCGGCAAGATCAACCTGACCATCCGCCCCGACAGCCAGAGCGGCCAGCGCCTGCGGGTGCCAGGCATGGGCCTGGCCAACAAGAAAGGCGAACGTGGCAACCTCTACGCGCAGTTGAAGGTGGTGATGCCGCCGACTTCAGACGAGTCTGCCCGCGAACTGTGGACCAAGCTTTCGGAGAAGGCTGCGTTCGATCCGAGGACACAATGGAGTAAGTGA
- a CDS encoding AI-2E family transporter, with the protein MTFTPRQITLASWIIVFAGLLLALPLKLLPSLLAGLLVFELVNMLTPRLQPLIAGQRARWLAVALLGTLVVTTLTLLIAGAFSFLLHEAENPGASLDKFMALVERARGQLPPFIEGYLPASAAEFKVAIGDWLKSHLGELQLVGKGMAHMFVTLLIGMILGAIVALQRIPDISRRKPLAAALFERLNLLVQAFRNIVFAQIKISLLNTTFTGIFLAVVLPLFGVHLPLTKTLIVLTFLLGLLPVIGNLMSNTLITIVGLSLSIWVAMAALGYLIVIHKVEYFLNARIVGGQISAKSWELLLAMLVFEAAFGLPGVVAGPVYYAYLKSELKRAELV; encoded by the coding sequence ATGACCTTTACCCCCCGCCAGATCACCCTGGCCAGTTGGATCATCGTGTTTGCCGGCCTGTTGCTGGCGCTGCCCCTGAAATTGCTCCCCAGCCTGTTGGCCGGGCTGCTGGTGTTCGAGCTGGTGAACATGCTCACCCCGCGCCTGCAGCCGCTGATCGCCGGGCAGCGCGCGCGCTGGCTGGCGGTGGCGCTGCTCGGCACCCTGGTGGTCACCACCCTGACCTTGCTGATCGCTGGCGCGTTCAGTTTCCTGCTGCACGAAGCGGAAAACCCTGGAGCCTCGCTGGACAAGTTCATGGCCCTGGTGGAGCGCGCCCGTGGCCAGTTGCCGCCGTTCATCGAGGGTTACCTGCCAGCCAGCGCTGCCGAGTTCAAGGTTGCCATCGGCGACTGGTTGAAGAGCCACCTGGGCGAACTGCAGCTGGTCGGCAAGGGCATGGCACACATGTTCGTCACCTTGCTGATCGGCATGATCCTCGGCGCCATCGTCGCCTTGCAGCGCATTCCCGACATTTCCCGGCGCAAGCCGCTGGCCGCGGCGTTGTTCGAGCGCTTGAACCTGCTGGTGCAGGCGTTTCGCAACATCGTCTTCGCGCAGATCAAGATCTCGCTGCTCAACACCACCTTCACCGGCATCTTCCTGGCGGTGGTGCTGCCGCTGTTCGGCGTGCACCTGCCGTTGACCAAGACCTTGATCGTGCTGACGTTCCTGCTGGGCCTGCTGCCGGTGATCGGCAACCTGATGTCCAACACGCTGATCACCATCGTCGGGCTGTCGCTGTCGATCTGGGTGGCGATGGCGGCGTTGGGGTATTTGATCGTCATCCACAAGGTCGAGTATTTCCTCAACGCGCGGATCGTTGGTGGGCAGATCAGTGCCAAGTCGTGGGAGCTGTTGCTGGCGATGCTGGTATTCGAGGCGGCGTTCGGGTTGCCTGGGGTGGTGGCGGGGCCGGTGTACTACGCGTATCTGAAGAGTGAGTTGAAGCGGGCCGAGCTGGTCTGA
- a CDS encoding chaperone modulator CbpM translates to MSSTLIVQLDMRTLCQEADITADYVIEIVEHGIVEPLGRTPEDWLFDDQAPLVAKRAAKLHQELELEWEGVALALELLQEVQQLRHENSMLRQRLGRFTQM, encoded by the coding sequence ATGAGCAGCACCCTGATCGTTCAACTGGACATGCGTACCCTTTGTCAGGAAGCCGATATCACGGCTGACTACGTGATCGAGATCGTCGAGCACGGGATCGTCGAACCGTTGGGGCGAACGCCGGAAGACTGGCTGTTCGACGATCAGGCGCCGCTCGTGGCCAAGCGCGCGGCGAAGTTGCACCAGGAGCTGGAGCTCGAATGGGAAGGTGTGGCGCTGGCCCTCGAGTTGCTGCAGGAGGTGCAGCAGTTGCGTCACGAGAACAGCATGTTGCGCCAGCGCCTGGGGCGGTTCACCCAGATGTAA
- a CDS encoding Hsp70 family protein, whose protein sequence is MSDVSPARALGIDFGTSNSTVGWHRPGSESLIALEDGKITLPSVVFFNIEERRPVYGRLALHEYLEGYEGRLMRSLKSLLGSKLIKHDTSVLGSALPFKDLLGMFIGELKKRAEAAAERSFDQVVLGRPVFFVDEDPAADQEAEDTLADVARKIGFKDVSFQYEPIAAAFDYESGISREELVLIVDIGGGTSDFTLIRLSPERHQVAERQSDILATGGVHIGGTDFDKQLSLQGVMPLFGYGSRMKSGALMPTSYHLNLATWHTINALYGQKSQLALGSMRYDIEDTQGIDRLFKLIEQRAGHWLAMEVEASKIELTEQPSRNIDLGRVEPALAAELTRVLFEEAIEGLLQRVRGSVSELLAKAGVSQTQVDTVFFTGGSSGIPALRNSVAAMLPNARHVEGNIFGSIGSGLAIEARKRYGAV, encoded by the coding sequence ATGTCTGACGTATCCCCGGCCCGCGCCCTGGGCATCGACTTCGGCACCTCCAACTCCACGGTCGGCTGGCACCGCCCTGGCAGCGAGTCGCTGATTGCCCTGGAAGACGGCAAGATCACCCTGCCCTCGGTGGTCTTCTTCAACATCGAGGAGCGTCGTCCGGTCTATGGCCGCCTGGCCCTGCATGAATACCTCGAGGGCTACGAAGGCCGCCTGATGCGCTCGCTCAAGAGCCTGCTGGGGTCCAAGCTGATCAAGCACGACACCAGCGTGCTGGGCAGCGCCTTGCCATTCAAGGACCTGCTGGGGATGTTCATCGGCGAGCTGAAAAAGCGCGCCGAGGCCGCCGCCGAGCGCAGCTTCGACCAGGTCGTGCTGGGTCGCCCGGTGTTCTTCGTCGACGAAGACCCGGCCGCCGACCAGGAGGCCGAGGACACCCTGGCAGACGTGGCGCGCAAGATCGGCTTCAAGGACGTGTCGTTCCAGTACGAGCCGATTGCCGCGGCGTTCGACTACGAGTCGGGCATCAGCCGTGAAGAACTGGTGCTCATCGTCGATATCGGCGGGGGTACCTCGGACTTTACCCTGATCCGCCTTTCGCCCGAGCGCCATCAAGTGGCCGAGCGCCAGAGCGACATCCTCGCCACTGGCGGCGTGCACATTGGTGGTACCGACTTCGACAAGCAGCTGAGCCTGCAGGGCGTGATGCCGCTGTTCGGCTATGGCAGCCGGATGAAGAGCGGTGCGTTGATGCCCACCAGCTACCACCTGAACCTGGCTACCTGGCACACCATCAACGCCCTGTACGGGCAGAAATCGCAGTTGGCCCTGGGCAGCATGCGCTACGACATCGAGGACACCCAGGGTATCGACCGTCTGTTCAAGTTGATCGAACAGCGCGCAGGGCACTGGCTGGCGATGGAAGTGGAAGCCAGCAAGATCGAGCTGACCGAACAGCCGAGCCGCAACATCGACCTGGGCCGGGTCGAGCCGGCCCTGGCCGCGGAACTGACCCGGGTGCTGTTCGAGGAAGCCATCGAGGGGCTGCTGCAGCGTGTGCGCGGCAGCGTGAGCGAGCTGCTGGCCAAGGCCGGCGTGAGCCAGACCCAGGTCGACACGGTGTTCTTCACCGGTGGTTCGAGCGGGATCCCGGCGCTGCGCAACAGCGTGGCGGCGATGCTGCCGAATGCGCGGCATGTCGAAGGCAACATCTTCGGCAGCATCGGCAGCGGGTTGGCGATCGAGGCGCGCAAGCGGTACGGGGCGGTCTGA